In Sphingobium sp. B2D3C, a genomic segment contains:
- a CDS encoding putative DNA modification/repair radical SAM protein — MKQETITDRLAILADAAKYDASCASSGTAKRTSRDGKGIGSTEGMGICHAYAPDGRCISLLKILLTNHCIFDCHYCVNRKSSNVRRARFTAQEVVELTLNFYRRNYIEGLFLSSGIIKSADHTMEQLIEVARALREDHGFKGYIHLKTIPEADRALVEQAGLWADRVSINVELPTDRGLTDLAPDKNGGQIEGAMARLGSAMIEAKDARKRFKHAPMFAPAGQSTQMIVGADGASDTQIIGRASELYDRHRLRRVYYSAFSPIPDASAVLPLKRPPLMREHRLYQSDWLIRFYGFSTSEVQTATDDDGMLALDIDPKLAWALRHRQDFPVDINLASREKLLRVPGLGTRAVAAILQARRHHRLRLDDLARLTRTVTKLRPFIVTADWRPTGLIDTANLRARLAPPPRQMELFG, encoded by the coding sequence ATGAAACAGGAGACGATCACGGACCGCTTGGCGATCCTTGCGGACGCCGCGAAATATGATGCCTCCTGCGCATCGTCCGGCACGGCCAAGCGTACCAGTCGCGATGGCAAGGGGATCGGCTCAACTGAAGGCATGGGCATCTGCCATGCCTATGCGCCGGATGGGCGCTGCATCTCGCTGCTCAAGATCCTGCTCACCAATCATTGCATTTTCGACTGCCATTATTGCGTCAACCGCAAGAGCTCGAATGTACGCCGGGCGCGCTTCACGGCTCAGGAAGTCGTCGAGCTGACGCTCAACTTCTACCGGCGCAATTATATTGAGGGCCTGTTCCTCTCCTCCGGCATCATCAAGTCCGCCGACCATACGATGGAGCAACTGATCGAGGTCGCCCGTGCCTTGCGGGAGGATCATGGCTTCAAGGGCTATATCCACCTCAAGACCATTCCCGAGGCCGATCGCGCGCTGGTCGAGCAAGCGGGCCTGTGGGCGGACCGCGTCTCGATCAATGTCGAACTGCCGACCGATCGCGGCCTGACCGATCTGGCGCCGGACAAGAATGGCGGGCAGATCGAAGGGGCCATGGCGCGGCTAGGTTCGGCGATGATCGAAGCGAAGGATGCGCGCAAACGCTTCAAGCATGCGCCGATGTTCGCGCCCGCAGGACAATCCACCCAGATGATCGTCGGCGCGGATGGCGCCAGCGACACGCAGATCATCGGCCGGGCCAGCGAATTGTACGACCGCCATCGCCTGCGCCGCGTCTATTATTCCGCCTTCAGCCCGATCCCCGATGCCAGCGCGGTCCTGCCGCTCAAGCGACCGCCGCTGATGCGCGAGCATCGGCTCTATCAGTCCGACTGGCTGATCCGCTTCTACGGATTTTCGACCAGCGAGGTGCAGACCGCGACCGACGATGACGGGATGCTGGCGCTCGACATTGACCCCAAGCTGGCCTGGGCCTTGCGGCACCGGCAGGATTTTCCGGTCGACATCAATCTGGCCTCGCGCGAGAAGCTGTTGCGCGTGCCAGGACTGGGCACGCGGGCGGTGGCTGCCATCCTGCAAGCCCGCCGCCATCATCGTCTCCGGCTGGATGATCTCGCCCGGCTGACCCGCACGGTCACCAAATTGCGGCCATTCATCGTCACGGCCGATTGGCGCCCGACAGGCTTGATCGACACGGCAAACCTGCGCGCCCGGCTCGCGCCGCCGCCACGACAGATGGAATTGTTCGGATGA
- the purC gene encoding phosphoribosylaminoimidazolesuccinocarboxamide synthase, which produces MSRRRQIYEGKAKILYEGPEPGTLIQYFKDDATAFNAQKKGTISGKGVLNNRISEHVFTLLANIGVPTHFIKRLNMREQLIRQVEIVPIEVVVRNVAAGSLSTRLGIEEGTQLPRTLIEYYYKDDALGDPLITEEHIACFGWASQEEMHDIADMAIRVNDFMSGLFAGIGIRLVDFKLEFGRIWDGDFSRIILADEISPDGCRLWDMATNEKLDKDRFRRDLGGEVEAYQEVARRLGLLPEGLENDVLDLESHRKKRGK; this is translated from the coding sequence ATGTCCCGTCGTCGCCAGATTTATGAGGGCAAGGCGAAGATCCTTTATGAAGGTCCCGAGCCCGGCACGCTGATCCAGTATTTCAAGGATGACGCGACTGCCTTCAATGCGCAGAAGAAGGGGACGATCTCCGGCAAGGGCGTGCTGAACAACCGGATTTCCGAGCATGTCTTCACGCTGCTCGCGAACATCGGCGTGCCCACCCACTTCATCAAGCGGCTGAACATGCGCGAGCAGCTCATTCGTCAGGTGGAGATCGTGCCGATCGAGGTCGTGGTGCGCAATGTCGCCGCTGGCTCGCTCTCCACCCGGCTGGGCATTGAGGAGGGCACGCAGCTCCCCCGCACGCTCATCGAATATTATTACAAGGATGATGCGCTCGGCGATCCGCTGATCACCGAAGAGCATATCGCCTGCTTCGGCTGGGCGAGCCAGGAAGAGATGCACGACATCGCCGACATGGCGATCCGCGTAAACGACTTCATGAGCGGCTTGTTCGCCGGCATCGGCATCCGTCTGGTCGACTTCAAGCTGGAGTTCGGCCGCATCTGGGATGGCGATTTCTCGCGCATCATTCTGGCCGACGAGATCAGCCCCGATGGCTGCCGGTTGTGGGATATGGCCACTAACGAGAAGCTGGACAAGGACCGCTTCCGCCGCGATCTGGGCGGTGAGGTCGAGGCCTATCAGGAAGTCGCGCGCCGCCTTGGCCTGCTGCCCGAGGGCCTTGAGAACGACGTTCTCGATCTGGAGAGCCACCGCAAGAAGCGCGGCAAGTAA
- a CDS encoding UdgX family uracil-DNA binding protein (This protein belongs to the uracil DNA glycosylase superfamily, members of which act in excision repair of DNA. However, it belongs more specifically to UdgX branch, whose founding member was found to bind uracil in DNA (where it does not belong), without cleaving it, appears to promote DNA repair by a pathway involving RecA, rather than base excision.): MRSAPLSDQPALVNAELEDAHDFDTWRDLARAWVSQGVTPEHIRWAAASDSAPDLFASKDTPQPAASLRPVTANKRFIELARKVILHSSDTRLALLYRLLWRLQCDPHLLEKTSDADVHALTQLERQVRRDIHKMRAFVRFRLAHDPDGTDRYVAWFEPDHAIVRANAPFFLNRFASQRWSILTPDLSLHWDGAQLAEGPGADPRDAPGEDEIEGLWQRYYASIFNPARLKVAMMVKEMPRRYWKNLPEAALIPSLIAGAQARETQMVDQGADPFQRPPPTSLNEIAEGISTCTACPIGCNGTRAVAGEGPGRARLMIVGEQPGDFEEQQGRPFVGPAGQLLDGHLETAGFDRAEIRLTNAVKHFKFEQRGKRRLHQNPTAGEIDHCRWWLDAERRIVQPTIVLALGASAGRALLGRTPSIAKERGQPYQLADGSQLWLSAHPSYLLRLSGEAQAREQNLFARDLAAVRVALQG, from the coding sequence ATGAGGTCGGCCCCGCTCTCGGACCAGCCGGCGCTGGTCAACGCCGAACTGGAAGATGCCCATGATTTCGACACATGGCGCGATCTGGCCCGCGCCTGGGTCTCGCAGGGCGTCACTCCGGAGCATATTCGCTGGGCAGCGGCATCGGACAGCGCGCCGGATTTGTTCGCGTCCAAAGACACGCCTCAACCGGCTGCATCACTCCGCCCGGTCACGGCCAACAAGCGCTTCATCGAGCTGGCCCGCAAGGTGATCCTGCACAGCTCGGATACACGTTTGGCGCTGCTGTATCGCCTGCTGTGGCGCCTGCAATGCGATCCGCACCTGCTTGAAAAGACGAGCGATGCCGATGTCCATGCCCTGACGCAACTGGAGCGGCAGGTGCGCCGCGACATCCACAAGATGCGCGCGTTCGTGCGGTTCCGGCTGGCCCACGATCCCGATGGAACGGACCGCTACGTGGCCTGGTTCGAGCCGGATCATGCCATCGTGCGCGCCAATGCCCCGTTTTTCCTCAATCGGTTCGCGAGCCAGCGCTGGTCCATCCTGACACCCGATCTCAGCCTGCACTGGGATGGCGCTCAGCTTGCGGAGGGGCCGGGCGCCGACCCTCGCGATGCACCGGGCGAAGACGAGATTGAAGGGCTTTGGCAGCGTTATTATGCCTCCATCTTCAACCCCGCGCGGCTCAAGGTGGCGATGATGGTGAAGGAAATGCCTCGACGCTACTGGAAGAACCTGCCAGAGGCCGCATTGATCCCGTCTCTGATCGCCGGCGCGCAGGCCCGCGAGACTCAGATGGTCGATCAGGGCGCCGATCCCTTCCAGCGCCCGCCCCCGACGTCCCTCAACGAGATTGCCGAGGGCATCTCGACCTGTACCGCCTGCCCGATCGGCTGCAACGGCACACGCGCTGTCGCCGGCGAAGGGCCGGGCCGCGCGCGGCTGATGATCGTGGGCGAGCAGCCCGGCGATTTTGAAGAGCAGCAGGGCCGGCCTTTTGTCGGGCCGGCAGGGCAGTTGCTCGACGGGCATCTGGAGACGGCGGGGTTCGATCGTGCCGAAATCCGGCTGACCAACGCCGTCAAGCATTTCAAATTCGAGCAACGCGGCAAGCGCCGCCTCCACCAGAACCCGACTGCCGGGGAAATCGACCATTGCCGCTGGTGGCTCGATGCCGAAAGACGGATCGTTCAGCCAACGATCGTGCTAGCCTTAGGCGCGAGCGCAGGACGCGCCCTGCTGGGCCGAACACCCAGCATCGCCAAGGAGCGCGGCCAACCCTATCAGCTCGCGGACGGCAGCCAGCTCTGGCTGAGCGCCCATCCCAGCTATCTGCTGCGCCTGAGCGGCGAGGCGCAAGCGCGGGAACAGAATTTGTTCGCCCGCGATCTGGCGGCGGTCCGCGTGGCGCTGCAAGGTTGA
- a CDS encoding glutaredoxin family protein: MPEPRATSSRKAVLYRMVMPSHICPYGLKALHLLRSKGFDVDDRWIETREQQEAFKAEHYVTTTPQVFIDAQRIGGHDDLRRFLGLSVKDPNATSYTPVLVVFAVAALIALTIDLLTAAPLLSLLTLERFISVTMILLAMLKLQDVDRFATMFLGYDLLARKWVPYASIYPFAQLGAGVLMLAGALPWLSVPVAAFIGGIGAVSIYKAVYVEKRSLKCACVGGGTNVPLGFVSLTEDLFMVAMALWMGLNAWVLPGAPM, translated from the coding sequence ATGCCTGAACCCCGTGCCACGAGCAGCCGTAAGGCCGTTCTCTATCGGATGGTCATGCCGAGCCACATCTGCCCTTATGGCCTCAAGGCGCTCCATTTGCTGCGCAGCAAAGGTTTCGACGTCGACGACCGCTGGATCGAAACGCGCGAACAGCAGGAGGCCTTCAAGGCCGAGCATTATGTGACCACCACGCCGCAGGTGTTCATCGACGCTCAGCGGATCGGTGGCCATGATGACTTGCGCCGCTTCCTGGGCCTGAGCGTCAAAGATCCGAACGCGACGAGCTATACCCCTGTTCTGGTCGTCTTCGCTGTAGCGGCGCTGATCGCGCTGACGATCGATCTGTTGACGGCCGCGCCGCTGCTCAGCCTGCTCACCCTCGAGCGCTTCATCTCTGTGACGATGATCCTGCTGGCGATGCTCAAGCTGCAGGATGTGGATCGGTTCGCGACCATGTTCCTGGGCTATGATCTGCTGGCCCGCAAATGGGTGCCCTATGCCTCAATCTATCCGTTCGCCCAATTGGGCGCCGGCGTGCTGATGCTCGCGGGGGCCCTGCCCTGGCTCTCGGTACCAGTCGCCGCGTTCATCGGCGGCATCGGCGCGGTGTCTATCTACAAGGCCGTCTATGTGGAGAAACGCAGCCTCAAATGTGCCTGCGTCGGCGGCGGGACCAATGTGCCGCTCGGCTTCGTGTCGTTGACCGAAGACCTGTTCATGGTCGCCATGGCCCTGTGGATGGGCCTCAATGCCTGGGTGCTACCCGGCGCGCCGATGTAA
- a CDS encoding MerR family transcriptional regulator, with amino-acid sequence MAAMSISGLAKAGGVGVETIRFYQRKDLLPTPEKQASNDLSGGIRRYGEEDVRRLRFIRAAQQAGFTLEEIRTLLSLDAGQDRARARALAEERLVQLDEKIAQLEAARASLRQLARTCARSEEGPCPILQSFGV; translated from the coding sequence ATGGCGGCGATGAGCATTTCGGGTCTGGCGAAAGCCGGCGGTGTGGGGGTCGAGACGATCCGCTTCTATCAGCGCAAGGACTTGCTCCCCACGCCCGAGAAGCAGGCCAGCAACGACCTGTCCGGGGGCATAAGGCGCTATGGAGAGGAGGATGTCCGGCGGCTGCGCTTCATTCGGGCGGCGCAGCAGGCAGGCTTTACGCTGGAAGAAATCCGCACGCTTTTGTCGCTCGATGCGGGGCAGGATCGTGCCCGCGCGCGCGCCTTGGCGGAAGAGCGGCTGGTCCAGCTCGATGAGAAGATCGCGCAACTCGAAGCGGCCCGCGCCTCGCTGCGCCAGTTGGCGCGGACCTGTGCCCGTTCCGAAGAAGGGCCGTGCCCGATCTTGCAATCCTTCGGCGTGTGA
- the xth gene encoding exodeoxyribonuclease III, which yields MKIATYNVNGVNGRLPVLLRWLEEAEPDVVVLQELKAPQERFPEGAIRDLGYNVIWHGQKSWNGVAMLSRVGEIHETRRGLPDDPDPSQSRYLEAAVNGILIGGLYLPNGNPRPGPKFDYKLRWFERLIDHAAGLLETGLPVMLAGDFNVMPTDLDVYKPERWLDDALFAPEVKAAYFRLLDQGWTDALRTLHPGEVIYTFWDYFRNAYGRNAGLRIDHLLLSPALASRLVDAQVDAHVRSWEKTSDHAPVWIELADKPKRKRTPKAMS from the coding sequence GTGAAGATCGCGACCTACAATGTGAACGGCGTCAACGGCCGGCTGCCTGTCCTCCTCCGTTGGTTGGAAGAAGCTGAACCCGATGTCGTCGTGCTCCAGGAGTTGAAAGCACCGCAGGAGCGCTTTCCCGAAGGCGCCATCCGCGATCTTGGTTATAATGTCATCTGGCACGGCCAGAAATCCTGGAACGGCGTCGCGATGCTGAGCCGCGTCGGAGAAATTCACGAGACCCGGCGAGGGCTTCCCGACGACCCGGACCCGAGCCAAAGCCGGTACCTCGAGGCGGCGGTCAACGGTATCCTGATTGGCGGGCTTTATCTCCCGAATGGCAATCCCCGACCTGGCCCCAAATTCGACTATAAGCTGCGCTGGTTCGAGCGGCTGATCGATCACGCTGCCGGGTTGCTCGAAACCGGGCTGCCAGTAATGCTTGCTGGTGACTTCAATGTCATGCCCACCGATCTGGACGTCTATAAGCCCGAGCGCTGGCTCGACGACGCCCTGTTCGCGCCTGAGGTGAAGGCGGCCTATTTCCGGTTGCTGGACCAAGGTTGGACAGATGCGCTTCGCACGCTTCATCCCGGCGAAGTCATCTACACCTTCTGGGATTATTTCCGGAACGCCTACGGCCGAAATGCAGGCCTTAGAATAGACCATCTGCTGCTCAGTCCGGCCCTCGCCAGCCGACTGGTCGATGCTCAGGTTGACGCGCATGTGCGTAGCTGGGAAAAAACGAGCGACCATGCGCCAGTTTGGATCGAGCTTGCCGATAAGCCCAAACGCAAAAGAACCCCGAAAGCTATGTCATGA
- a CDS encoding cupin, which yields METESFLLGKNGWVPNNDRLPVIVYRGVLQGGNSDLAERFEALFAENGWPPDWRNGVFDYHHYHSTAHEALGVFAGRAMLELGGPDGRQVEVVVGDAVMLPVGTGHRCVASSEDFQVVGAYPKGLSWDICREGPDEAAEARMAAVPDPRRDPVTGETGAQTGA from the coding sequence ATGGAGACTGAAAGCTTCCTCCTGGGCAAAAACGGCTGGGTGCCGAACAACGATCGGTTGCCCGTAATCGTCTATCGCGGCGTATTGCAGGGCGGTAACTCGGATTTGGCCGAACGGTTCGAAGCGCTGTTCGCGGAGAATGGCTGGCCGCCCGACTGGCGTAACGGTGTGTTCGACTATCATCATTATCATTCGACCGCGCATGAAGCGCTCGGCGTGTTTGCCGGAAGGGCGATGCTCGAACTCGGTGGACCTGATGGCCGGCAGGTCGAAGTCGTGGTGGGCGATGCGGTGATGTTGCCCGTCGGCACCGGCCACCGCTGCGTCGCGTCCAGCGAAGATTTTCAGGTTGTTGGCGCGTACCCGAAAGGGCTGAGCTGGGACATCTGCCGGGAAGGGCCCGACGAGGCCGCCGAGGCGCGAATGGCCGCTGTGCCTGATCCCCGTCGCGATCCCGTGACTGGCGAAACGGGCGCGCAGACCGGAGCATAA
- a CDS encoding ATP-dependent DNA ligase has product MARSKSTHTTGDSKAPLAPMEAVLVEELPAPPGWQYEPKWDGFRAIAARDGDDIEIWSKSGKPLGRYFPEMIAHIRNLPEKHLLLDGELVIPIGDHLSFNVLQARLHPAASRIAKLSRETPAQLILFDALAIGSSNLRDKPLAERRGALEALHSSIANSSLILSPASTSLEQAKTWLAETGGALDGVIAKALDEPYRPGERAMRKVKQLRTADCVVGGYRKTAKGDVASLLLGLYTQTGHLDLVGFSSGFPATERKALIKTLKPHEGGPGFTGKAPGGPSRWNPDKSGDYIALDHGLIAEVIYDQITAGRFRHGTRFHRWRPDKAPAQCTFDQLVRELKPAELIQLVEKSEEIGKKLPPEDLT; this is encoded by the coding sequence ATGGCTCGCTCGAAATCAACCCATACCACTGGCGACAGCAAGGCTCCGCTTGCGCCCATGGAAGCGGTTTTGGTCGAGGAACTGCCCGCCCCACCCGGCTGGCAGTATGAACCCAAATGGGATGGCTTTCGCGCGATCGCTGCGCGCGATGGTGACGATATCGAGATATGGTCCAAATCGGGCAAGCCGCTCGGCCGCTACTTTCCGGAAATGATTGCCCATATTCGCAACCTTCCTGAGAAGCACCTGCTCCTTGACGGTGAACTGGTGATCCCGATCGGCGATCATCTCTCCTTCAATGTGCTTCAGGCTCGCCTCCATCCCGCTGCCTCGCGCATCGCCAAGCTCTCGAGGGAGACACCCGCGCAGCTTATCCTGTTCGACGCGCTGGCAATCGGCAGCAGCAACCTTCGCGATAAGCCGCTGGCGGAACGACGAGGCGCGCTTGAGGCGCTACACAGCTCGATAGCCAATTCATCCCTGATCCTGTCGCCGGCCTCAACATCGCTGGAGCAAGCCAAAACCTGGCTAGCCGAAACGGGCGGCGCCCTTGATGGCGTGATCGCCAAGGCGCTCGACGAGCCCTATCGACCAGGGGAACGCGCGATGCGGAAGGTGAAGCAATTGCGCACGGCCGATTGCGTGGTTGGCGGATATCGCAAGACTGCCAAGGGCGATGTCGCCTCACTGCTCCTTGGGCTCTATACTCAGACTGGTCATCTCGATCTTGTCGGATTCAGCTCGGGTTTCCCCGCCACCGAGCGCAAGGCCCTGATCAAAACACTCAAGCCACATGAAGGCGGGCCGGGGTTTACCGGAAAGGCGCCCGGCGGACCCAGCCGCTGGAATCCCGACAAGAGCGGTGATTATATTGCGCTCGATCATGGGCTGATCGCCGAGGTCATCTATGACCAGATCACCGCAGGCCGGTTCCGCCACGGTACCCGCTTTCACCGCTGGCGCCCTGACAAAGCGCCCGCGCAATGCACGTTCGATCAGTTGGTGCGAGAGTTGAAGCCTGCCGAACTCATTCAACTCGTCGAAAAGAGCGAGGAAATCGGGAAGAAACTTCCGCCCGAAGACCTGACCTAA
- a CDS encoding response regulator transcription factor, whose protein sequence is MRLLIVEDEPTLGKQLKSTLEGVGYAVDLATDGEDGHFLGSTESYDAIILDLGLPEIDGLTVLDRWRKEGSAVPVLVLTARDSWSDKVAGLDAGADDYLAKPFQSEELIARLRALIRRSSGNASSELIAGSVRLDTRSGKVTLNGEPVKLTAQEYKLLSYLMHHKGKVVSRTELIEHIYDQDFDRDSNTIEVFVTRIRKKLGADVISTIRGLGYSLEDPAG, encoded by the coding sequence ATGCGTCTGCTGATCGTCGAAGATGAGCCGACCTTGGGCAAACAGCTCAAGTCCACGCTCGAAGGCGTCGGCTATGCCGTCGACCTGGCGACCGATGGCGAGGACGGTCATTTCCTGGGGTCGACGGAGAGCTACGACGCGATCATCCTCGACCTGGGCCTGCCGGAAATCGACGGCCTGACTGTGCTCGACCGCTGGCGCAAGGAAGGCTCGGCGGTGCCGGTGCTCGTGCTGACAGCGCGGGACAGCTGGTCCGACAAGGTTGCGGGGCTCGATGCCGGTGCGGACGACTATCTCGCCAAGCCGTTCCAGAGCGAGGAACTGATCGCCCGCCTGCGCGCGCTCATTCGCCGCTCGTCCGGCAATGCCTCGTCCGAGCTCATCGCCGGCAGCGTGCGGCTGGATACCCGCTCGGGCAAGGTCACGCTGAACGGCGAGCCGGTGAAGCTGACCGCGCAGGAATATAAGCTGCTCTCCTATCTGATGCACCACAAGGGCAAGGTGGTGAGCCGCACCGAACTGATCGAGCATATCTACGATCAGGATTTCGACCGGGATTCCAACACCATCGAAGTGTTCGTCACGCGCATCCGCAAGAAGCTGGGTGCCGATGTGATCTCCACCATTCGCGGCCTGGGCTACAGCCTGGAGGACCCCGCTGGCTGA
- a CDS encoding SIMPL domain-containing protein, whose product MRRLPILLAATAALMTPAIVSAQPQPPAPQAAKGPLLSLSVSESVNSAPDMATINTGVQTRAMSAKDAMAQNATQMDKLIAALVKAGIARKDIQTSGINLNPQYDYSDRTDGKGPRFIGYEASNQLTVAVRKLDSAGDLIDSLVAAGATNINGPSFGIAEPDKLLDQARTKALKTAHARANLYAQATGFRTARLVSISEGGGFAPPPMPMMAMRDSAAAAPQTKIEPGEIATSISLNVQYMLEP is encoded by the coding sequence ATGCGTCGTTTGCCAATTCTGCTCGCTGCAACTGCCGCTCTCATGACGCCGGCGATCGTCTCGGCCCAGCCGCAACCGCCGGCACCCCAGGCTGCCAAGGGCCCGCTACTGAGCCTCAGCGTCAGTGAATCGGTGAACAGCGCGCCGGATATGGCGACCATCAACACCGGCGTGCAGACCCGCGCGATGTCAGCGAAGGATGCGATGGCGCAGAATGCCACCCAGATGGACAAGCTGATCGCTGCGCTTGTGAAGGCTGGCATCGCCCGCAAGGACATCCAGACCAGCGGCATCAACCTCAACCCGCAATATGATTATAGCGACCGCACAGATGGCAAAGGTCCGCGCTTCATCGGCTATGAAGCCAGCAACCAGCTCACTGTCGCGGTCCGCAAGCTGGATAGCGCAGGCGATCTGATCGACTCGCTGGTCGCCGCCGGGGCGACCAACATCAACGGCCCGAGCTTTGGCATTGCCGAGCCGGACAAGCTGCTCGATCAGGCCCGCACCAAGGCGCTGAAAACCGCGCACGCTCGCGCAAACCTGTATGCGCAGGCGACCGGCTTCCGCACCGCGCGCCTGGTGAGCATCTCCGAAGGTGGCGGTTTCGCGCCGCCGCCGATGCCGATGATGGCTATGCGCGACTCTGCTGCAGCGGCACCGCAGACCAAGATCGAGCCCGGTGAGATCGCCACCTCGATTTCCCTCAACGTCCAGTATATGCTGGAACCCTGA
- a CDS encoding sensor histidine kinase, with the protein MLGISAIWIGLLLLGGALALDRVLVSTVTRTFDDGLSYVLTAMISSAEIGPEGEVLFNRPLADQRFLEPASGLYYQISGQGHEDWRSRSLWDRAIRVTPGMTTNPGEGMDSNQFPDEPLRLMARTVILPGSNTRWIFIVAQAREGLDAQIHALRATLFNSFVILGVGLIVLAGLQVFFGLRPLRHIRREIARMRDGEKSRVTVPLPREVQPLVEELNALLAHNEQQAEEARRHAGNLAHALKTPLTVVMNAATAQSPDLATTVVRETGTMRRQIDHHLARARALGRRGAAQSRTLVWPSLEAVERAVERLYPDVRIDRDGAQTAVVRVERQDLDELLGNLVENAAKYGGGSVFVTVVHSTPWVDILVEDDGMGIPEAARERIFDRGVRLDSGKPGTGLGLAIVRDVAEIYGGSVTLDESEDLGGLMVRLRLPAG; encoded by the coding sequence ATTCTCGGCATCTCGGCCATCTGGATCGGCCTGCTGTTGCTCGGCGGCGCGCTGGCGCTCGACCGGGTGCTGGTAAGCACCGTCACGCGCACCTTTGATGACGGGCTATCCTATGTGCTGACCGCCATGATCTCCTCGGCGGAGATCGGCCCGGAAGGCGAAGTGCTGTTTAACCGCCCGCTTGCCGACCAGCGGTTTCTGGAGCCGGCGAGCGGGCTCTATTACCAGATCAGCGGTCAGGGCCATGAAGACTGGCGCTCGCGTTCGCTGTGGGATCGCGCGATCCGCGTCACGCCGGGCATGACCACCAATCCCGGCGAGGGGATGGACAGCAACCAGTTCCCCGACGAGCCACTGCGCCTGATGGCTCGCACCGTAATCCTGCCGGGCAGCAATACGCGGTGGATTTTCATCGTCGCGCAGGCCCGCGAGGGCCTGGACGCGCAGATCCACGCGCTGCGGGCTACGCTGTTCAACAGCTTCGTCATTCTGGGCGTCGGGCTGATCGTATTGGCCGGCTTGCAGGTGTTCTTCGGCCTGCGTCCGCTGCGCCATATCCGCCGCGAAATCGCGCGCATGCGGGATGGCGAGAAAAGCCGCGTAACCGTGCCCCTGCCCCGGGAGGTCCAGCCGCTGGTCGAGGAATTGAACGCGCTGCTCGCCCATAACGAGCAGCAGGCGGAGGAAGCCCGCCGCCACGCCGGCAATCTCGCCCACGCGCTCAAGACGCCGCTGACGGTCGTGATGAACGCCGCGACGGCCCAGTCGCCCGACCTCGCCACCACGGTGGTGCGGGAAACCGGGACGATGCGCCGCCAGATCGACCACCACCTTGCCCGCGCCCGTGCCCTCGGCCGGCGCGGCGCGGCGCAGAGCCGCACATTGGTGTGGCCGAGCCTCGAAGCGGTGGAGCGCGCGGTGGAGCGCCTCTACCCGGACGTCCGCATTGACCGCGACGGCGCGCAAACGGCCGTCGTCCGCGTCGAGCGGCAGGATTTGGACGAGCTGCTTGGCAATCTGGTCGAGAATGCCGCCAAATATGGCGGTGGCAGCGTGTTCGTCACCGTGGTGCACAGTACGCCCTGGGTCGACATTCTCGTGGAGGACGACGGCATGGGCATTCCCGAGGCCGCGCGCGAACGCATCTTCGATCGCGGCGTGCGGCTGGATAGCGGCAAGCCCGGCACCGGCCTTGGCCTCGCCATCGTGCGCGATGTCGCGGAAATCTACGGTGGCTCGGTCACGCTGGACGAGAGCGAGGATCTGGGCGGCCTGATGGTGCGCCTGCGCCTGCCGGCCGGATAA